A region from the Benincasa hispida cultivar B227 chromosome 8, ASM972705v1, whole genome shotgun sequence genome encodes:
- the LOC120083764 gene encoding RHOMBOID-like protein 1 → MARDKPTAGIEIKVHSRHGEPEVQPVAARSRPSGTSPTEFGQYRPFKKWVPWLVPVFVVANSVLFTISMYVNDCPKNSASCVGRFLGRFSFQPLKENPLLGPSSSTLEKMGALEVDKVVYGHQPWRLISCLWLHAGVFHILANMLSLVFIGIRLEQEFGFVRIGMLYIVSGFGGSLMSALFIQSGISVGASGALFGLLGGMLSELLTNWTIYANKLAALLTLLFIIVINLAVGVLPHVDNFAHIGGFISGFLLGFVFLVRPQFGWVSQRNAPRGNNSTSKSKYKPYQYVLWVVSLVLLIAGFAVGLAFLFRGENMNDRCSWCHYLSCIPTSKWSCNSPKLSCETSQLGNQLNMTCLSNGRSGSYSLTNSSSFEAQQICSQLCS, encoded by the exons ATGGCGAGGGATAAGCCCACCGCCGGCATCGAAATCAAGGTCCATTCCCGTCATGGGGAACCCGAGGTTCAACCGGTGGCCGCCAGATCACGGCCGTCGGGAACTTCTCCTACCGAATTTGGTCAGTACCGGCCATTTAAGAAGTGGGTTCCATGGCTGGTGCCGGTGTTTGTGGTTGCTAATTCCGTTCTGTTTACAATTTCTATGTACGTTAACGATTGCCCCAAGAACTCTGCCTCTTGTGTTGGTAGGTTCTTGGGTAGGTTCTCATTTCAGCCCCTTAAAGAGAATCCCCTTCTTGGCCCTTCTTCTTCAAC ATTAGAAAAGATGGGTGCTCTGGAAGTTGATAAAGTGGTTTATGGGCACCAGCCATGGAGATTGATCTCTTGTTTATGGCTACATGCAGGGGTGTTCCATATACTTGCTAATATGCTGAGTCTTGTTTTCATTGGAATAAGGCTCGAGCAAGAGTTTGGTTTTG TTCGAATTGGAATGCTGTACATTGTATCTGGGTTTGGCGGCAGTTTGATGTCGGCTCTGTTTATCCAGTCGGGTATCTCGGTAGGTGCTTCAGGTGCTCTTTTTGGTCTCTTAGGAGGCATGTTGTCAGAACTCCTTACGAATTGGACAATATATGCAAATAAG CTTGCAGCCTTGTTGACTCTCCTCTTCATCATCGTAATCAATTTGGCCGTGGGAGTGCTTCCTCATGTTGATAATTTTGCCCATATTGGAGGATTTATCTCAGGTTTTCTTCTTGGATTCGTGTTTTTGGTACGTCCTCAGTTCGGGTGGGTTAGCCAACGAAATGCACCCCGTGGAAATAATTCGActtcaaaatccaaatataagcCATACCAATATGTGCTATGGGTTGTATCTCTGGTGTTACTAATTGCTGg GTTTGCAGTTGGTTTGGCCTTTCTCTTTAGAGGGGAAAATATGAATGATCGCTGTTCATGGTGCCATTATTTGAGCTGCATTCCCACGTCAAAATGGAGCTGCAACTCGCCGAAATTATCTTGCGAG ACAAGTCAGTTGGGGAATCAGCTGAACATGACATGCCTAAGCAACGGAAGAAGCGGCTCGTATTCGTTAACCAACAGTAGCTCCTTCGAAGCGCAACAGATATGTTCTCAGCTCTGCAGTTGA